TCTCTGTGTTTAAGAAACAATTAGTTGACACTTGCAATGAAAGATCATGCACAAGGTCGTGCATCCGACAGCTCTCGATTCCGTACTCAGGAGCAGCTTGCAACAAAGAACTCCGGAGCAATATGTTGAAGTAATCACTGCCTATATCCTCCATTTGCAAATGGCATCCTCCTCCCTTGGCATCATTAATCAATCCCTGGGCCATCCAAATATGTatcaagcttttttttttcatttcagcGTCCTTCGGGAAAATGGAACAACTTGCGAAGCATTGTTTCACTGACAATGAAGGTAAGTTCTCGTAACTCAGCTTCAGGACAGAAATGACTCCATTTGCAATATTGGTCGACTCGTTCCATATTTCACTCTTCTCAATCGTCAACCATTCCGAGACATCCTTTTTGGAATACAACAAACCCCCAATCACTTTGATCGCTAATGGCACACCGCCGCACTTATTCAGTATCCTTCTGCCAATGTCCACCAGATCTTGAGTCTTTCTTGCACCACCGTCTGCAAATGCTAGTTTTTCAAACAACATCCAGCTATGATCATCTGAAAGGATGTCTAGATGATGCAAACCAGATGTTTGCATTGCTGAGGCTACCTCATCACTACGTGTGGTAGCCAATATTTTGCTTCCCGGAGCACCCCCAATTGCCAACAAACGTCTCCTCATGCCATCCCATTTCTCTCGATTCTCATTCCAAACATCATCAAGTACAAGCAAGTAACTTTTTCCTTTCAGATTTTCTTGAAGCTTCCTCACCAATGCTTCCGTGTTTGTTGTGTCAGCACTCTTTCCCTCGAGGGATTGTAGCATCTCATTCAACAGCCTTTTCACTTTGAAATCATCAGACACGCATACCCATATTTTTTTATCAAAGTGCTTCACTACACTGTCATTTTTTAGCACCATCTGTGCAAGGGTTGTTTTACCCTGGCCACCCATCCCAACTATTGAGATGACGGGTAAATCCTTCTTATAGTCTGAGCTAATTAACATGCTTACAACTTGAGATACCTCAACCTCCCTTCCCACCGTTTCTGACTCGTCCACAAAAGGATCAGTCGACCGATCCTCTTTTTGATCAGCAGATGGCATGGGTAGTTGAGCTGGATAAAGCCCTATCTGATTTGCTTCTCTGTAAGCTTCCTCTAGAGATGCGCTAACATTCTTGATCTTGTTAGCCATCTCTAGACGAAAGGAAATaggatttgaggaagaaaagaagttgCGTACCTTGTCGCGCTTCCGATTCTCAACCTTCTGCCGCAGAACTTCATATCCGAAATCATCCAACACGATCTCAGCATCACGTGCTATGGACCGGAGCCTTTTGAGCCAGAGCTGCACGGCTTTGCTTGTTGATTGCTTGCACTTAGCATCAAAAATCAAAGCTTCCATCATCTCTACTTTCTTCGCAAGCTTCTGAAGGTCTTTCTTTACACCCCATACCCGGCTGATCTCGTCGGCAGCAAGTGGAAGTATCTTATTCAAGATTACACCAACACAACTGAGTGCAGCTTCAGCCATTTTCAGCGGAACTCTTTCACAGAAGAAGGTAAAATGCTTTGGTTGAATAGTTGGACTATTTTTTGGCAGCTAGAGATGTTCAACATTCAACAGCTAGCGCTACAAAGTAGGGAACCCATTACTTATCTTTCGTTTTTTTCCAAAACGAAATTTCCTACCAAGTTGGAAAACTAAAAAAGTAGTGCTCCAAGCAAAGACTAGAGATGATATCCAACGACCAATCCAGGGCCACACGGCTTGTGGGTACCGTTGAAATAATTGAATGTATAGATGTTAGTTGAATGCTGAAACAGTACACGAGCTGGTTTTGGTAGGATCACCAACGACTAATTatggttttttctttcttcatggTAACATTCATGCATCTGGGTACAAGTTCTACACACTTTCAATCGAGTAATccattttcaatcatcttttgtACATGTGACAATACTTATCTGTTCATTGCCCTAATGTTCTCATAATTCATTGCCAAAGCTGGAGAAAAGTGTTAaaaacatgaaaaagaaaaaaaagcttTGTTTCTTTCTTGAACAAAGCAATATAGTAGCATATATCTTCCATTGATCCCTAGGCTCCACTGAAAGAATTATTATCTTCGAGCAGTACTTTTGtcgttttttgtttttttccttgGCTTTTGGTAGGGTCTTCACATGTTAAAGCAAAAATACTTATGATAACAATAATTAGTGAAAGCCTTGGATGCAATGTGGAACTTAAAAGAAGGGATGAGTAAAAGATTCCCCGAGAAAGGGTGTGAAAACTTAAAGAAAAGGAATGGAAAATTTTGCCGAACATTGAAATTTCAACCTCTAGATACTCATAATGGTCAATATCATTATTAAGTAGGCTCCAGTTATCAGACACGATAATGCAAATGCCTAACCATACGTCCAAATTGTAAATTCAGCACCTGTTACTCATCCATGAATACTGTATTGAAATCCAATTATTCCCATCTACTGAACTGATGAAAATAATTCAGCTTGATGAGAGAGTcgagaaaagaaacaagaatgTAAATTCCCGTGGACGCATCACAACAGCATTTGGTTGTATCATTTGACAATTTCAATACCTAAAGACCCTTTTACCCATTGAGGCAGAAATATTGCGGTGACTACAAATGTTAAACATACACTACAGTCAACCGAATATTGCGAATATAATAGATACACTACTCGATgcatatttcaaataattaaattACAAGGGTCTTTCATTCATTGAATCCAAGAGAAGTTTATATGATGACTGCGAACTTAGTATTGGCAGACGCTATGAGCCGGAGATGTTTCCGTTTTTCCTCAGTACATGCAAATATTATCAGGTACAAGAAGCTAGTGTTGAACAGAGGACCAAGAGTTTGTCTCTAACCA
Above is a genomic segment from Coffea eugenioides isolate CCC68of chromosome 5, Ceug_1.0, whole genome shotgun sequence containing:
- the LOC113771824 gene encoding putative disease resistance protein RGA3 — its product is MAEAALSCVGVILNKILPLAADEISRVWGVKKDLQKLAKKVEMMEALIFDAKCKQSTSKAVQLWLKRLRSIARDAEIVLDDFGYEVLRQKVENRKRDKVRNFFSSSNPISFRLEMANKIKNVSASLEEAYREANQIGLYPAQLPMPSADQKEDRSTDPFVDESETVGREVEVSQVVSMLISSDYKKDLPVISIVGMGGQGKTTLAQMVLKNDSVVKHFDKKIWVCVSDDFKVKRLLNEMLQSLEGKSADTTNTEALVRKLQENLKGKSYLLVLDDVWNENREKWDGMRRRLLAIGGAPGSKILATTRSDEVASAMQTSGLHHLDILSDDHSWMLFEKLAFADGGARKTQDLVDIGRRILNKCGGVPLAIKVIGGLLYSKKDVSEWLTIEKSEIWNESTNIANGVISVLKLSYENLPSLSVKQCFASCSIFPKDAEMKKKSLIHIWMAQGLINDAKGGGCHLQMEDIGSDYFNILLRSSLLQAAPEYGIESCRMHDLVHDLSLQVSTNCFLNTENGMVVSHDDEVMHLTVIRSRGKMLKNIEGIPPNLQTLYYLVGDGIMLEDILERSRYLSVLIVDCYGMLLISRMQWVI